A genomic region of Pelodiscus sinensis isolate JC-2024 chromosome 1, ASM4963464v1, whole genome shotgun sequence contains the following coding sequences:
- the BHLHE41 gene encoding class E basic helix-loop-helix protein 41, translating into MDEGIPRLPDRQLLEHVDFIGLDYPSLYLCKPKRGMKRDESKETYKLPHRLIEKKRRDRINECIAQLKDLLPEHLKLTTLGHLEKAVVLELTLKHLKALTALTEQQHQNIIALQNGKSISEDAST; encoded by the exons ATGGATGAAGGAATCCCTCGTTTGCCAGACAGGCAGTTGCTAGAACATGTGGATTTTATAGG aCTGGACTATCCATCCTTGTATTTGTGCAAACCCAAAAGAGGCATGAAAAGAGATGAGAGTAAG GAAACATACAAACTGCCACATAGACTGATAGAAAAGAAGAGGCGAGACAGGATAAATGAATGCATTGCTCAGCTAAAAGATTTATTGCCTGAGCATCTGAAATTGACG actctggggcatctggagaAAGCTGTAGTTTTGGAATTAACTTTGAAACACTTAAAAGCTTTAACAGCCTTAACGGAGCAACAGCATCAGAATATAATTGCTTTACAGAATGGTAAGTCAATTTCAGAAGATGCCAGCACATAA